In Nicotiana tabacum cultivar K326 chromosome 17, ASM71507v2, whole genome shotgun sequence, one DNA window encodes the following:
- the LOC107787241 gene encoding GDSL esterase/lipase At1g29670: MGTGELRRWILVVQYVVVLGLISLGNYGANAQQVPCYFIFGDSLVDNGNNNNIQSLARANYLPYGIDFPGGPTGRFSNGKTTVDVIAEQLGFNGYIPPYATARGRDILGGVNYASAAAGIRDETGRQLGGRISFSGQVNNYRNTVQQVVQILGNENAAADYLSKCIYSVGLGSNDYLNNYFMPLYYPTSRQFTPEQYASVLIQQYTQQLKILYNNGARKFALIGVGQIGCSPNALAQNSPDGRTCVQRINVANQLFNNKLKALVDNLNRNTPDAKFIYIDAYGIFQDLIDNPFAFGLSVTNAGCCGVGRNNGQITCLPFQRPCRNRNQYLFWDAFHPTEAANIVVGRRSYRAQKPSDAYPFDISRLAQL; this comes from the exons ATGGGTACCGGGGAGTTGAGGAGATGGATATTGGTGGTGCAATACGTGGTGGTTTTAGGGTTGATCAGCTTGGGAAATTATGGAGCAAATGCACAACAAGTGCCTTGTTATTTTATATTTGGTGATTCTTTAGTAGATAATGGGAATAACAACAATATTCAGTCATTGGCTAGGGCTAACTACTTACCTTATGGTATTGATTTCCCTGGTGGTCCTACGGGGAGATTTTCCAATGGAAAAACTACAGTTGATGTCATTG CGGAACAACTGGGCTTCAATGGTTATATTCCACCCTATGCAACTGCTAGGGGTAGAGACATTCTCGGAGGTGTCAATTACGCTTCTGCAGCTGCTGGAATTAGAGATGAAACTGGCAGACAACTG GGAGGAAGGATAAGCTTTTCTGGACAAGTGAATAATTACAGAAACACAGTGCAACAAGTAGTGCAAATACTAGGAAATGAAAATGCAGCAGCAGATTATTTGAGCAAGTGCATATACTCTGTTGGATTGGGCAGCAATGACTATCTCAACAATTATTTCATGCCTCTTTATTACCCCACTAGCAGACAGTTCACTCCTGAACAATATGCTAGCGTTCTTATTCAACAATACACCCAGCAACTAAAG ATTTTATACAATAATGGAGCAAGGAAGTTTGCCTTGATTGGAGTGGGCCAAATAGGGTGCAGCCCAAATGCATTGGCCCAGAACAGCCCAGATGGGAGAACCTGTGTACAAAGAATCAATGTAGCAAACCAATTATTCAACAATAAACTAAAGGCACTTGTTGATAACTTGAATAGAAATACACCAGATGCAAAATTCATCTACATTGATGCTTATGGGATTTTCCAAGACTTAATTGATAACCCCTTTGCCTTTG GACTTAGTGTGACAAATGCTGGATGTTGTGGGGTAGGAAGGAATAATGGCCAGATTACATGTCTTCCTTTCCAAAGACCATGCAGAAATAGAAATCAATATTTATTTTGGGATGCATTTCATCCAACTGAAGCTGCAAATATAGTAGTTGGGAGGAGATCATATAGAGCTCAAAAGCCATCTGATGCATACCCTTTTGATATTAGTCGCCTAGCCCAACTTTAA
- the LOC107787239 gene encoding GDSL esterase/lipase At5g45670-like has protein sequence MGREVMKWMMVYVVFLGLNLGEYYGAKGDPQVPCYFIFGDSLVDNGNNNNIQSLARANYLPYGIDYPGGPTGRFSNGKTTVDVIAELLGFEDYIPPYAAARGEDILRGVNYASAAAGIREETGQQLGARISFAAQVNNYRNTVQQVVQILGDEASAANYLSKCIYSVGLGSNDYLNNYFMPLYYSTSRQFNPEQYADVLIQQYTQQLKTLYDYGARKFVLIGVGQIGCSPNSLAQNSPDGKTCAQNINVANQLFNSRLRGIVDDFNSNTPDAKFIYINAYDIFQDLIDNPSAFGFRVTNAGCCGVGRNNGQITCLPLQNPCPNRDEYLFWDAFHPGEAANVIVGRRSYRAERPSDSYPFDIQRLAQL, from the exons ATGGGTAGGGAAGTGATGAAATGGATGATGGTGTATGTGGTGTTTCTGGGATTGAATTTGGGGGAATATTATGGGGCAAAAGGAGATCCCCAAGTGCCTTGTTATTTTATATTTGGTGATTCATTAGTAGataatggaaataacaacaatattcaGTCATTGGCTAGGGCTAATTACTTGCCTTATGGTATAGATTACCCTGGTGGTCCAACTGGGAGGTTTTCCAATGGAAAAACTACAGTTGATGTTATTG CTGAGCTTTTGGGGTTCGAGGATTATATTCCACCCTATGCAGCTGCAAGGGGTGAAGACATACTCAGAGGGGTCAATTATGCATCTGCAGCTGCTGGAATTAGAGAAGAAACTGGCCAGCAATTG GGAGCGAGGATTAGCTTTGCTGCGCAGGTAAATAATTACAGGAATACAGTGCAACAAGTGGTGCAAATACTAGGAGATGAAGCTTCAGCTGCAAATTATTTGAGCAAGTGCATATACTCAGTTGGACTGGGCAGCAACGATTATCTCAATAATTATTTCATGCCCCTTTATTACTCCACTAGCAGACAATTCAATCCTGAGCAATATGCTGATGTTCTTATTCAACAGTACACTCAACAATTGAAG ACTTTGTATGACTATGGAGCAAGGAAGTTTGTCTTAATTGGAGTGGGGCAAATTGGTTGTAGCCCAAATTCTCTGGCACAAAACAGTCCTGATGGCAAAACCTGTGCACAAAATATAAATGTTGCAAACCAGCTATTCAACAGTAGGCTAAGGGGTATTGTGGATGATTTCAACAGCAATACACCAGATGCAAAATTCATCTACATTAATGCTTATGACATCTTCCAAGATTTAATTGACAATCCCTCAGCATTTG gATTTAGAGTGACAAATGCTGGATGTTGTGGAGTAGGAAGGAACAATGGGCAAATAACATGCCTTCCTCTACAAAATCCATGCCCAAATAGAGATGAATATCTATTCTGGGATGCATTCCATCCAGGTGAAGCTGCAAATGTAATTGTTGGGAGGAGATCATACAGAGCTGAAAGACCATCAGATTCTTATCCTTTTGATATTCAGCGCTTAGCTCAACTCTGA